From one Thalassobaculum sp. OXR-137 genomic stretch:
- a CDS encoding NADP-dependent oxidoreductase: MKTTQIRLASRPKGEPVAADFEKVEVDLPEVGEGQVALRTIYLSLDPYMRGRMSDARSYAQPVEIGGVITGGTVCQVVQSRSDKFKEGDFVLSMSGWQSADVVDAKGLRKLDPADAPISTAVGVLGMPGLTAYVGLLDIGQPKEGETVVVSAASGAVGSVVGQLARIKGARVVGVAGSPEKVAFVKDELGFDACVSHRSDTLKEDLKAACPNGVDVYFENVGGATLDAALSLMNPFGRIPVCGMISLYNATSLDGGPSRASLMRQILTDRLHIQGFIVTERWDRFGAFVKEVGGYIRSGELKYREDIVEGLENAPDTFVGLLKGKNFGKQLIRVSADPTRD; encoded by the coding sequence ATGAAGACCACCCAGATCCGCCTTGCCTCCCGTCCGAAGGGCGAGCCCGTCGCCGCAGATTTCGAGAAGGTCGAGGTCGATCTTCCCGAGGTCGGGGAGGGGCAGGTGGCGCTGCGTACCATCTACCTGTCGCTCGACCCCTATATGCGCGGGCGGATGAGCGATGCCCGGTCCTACGCCCAGCCGGTGGAGATCGGGGGCGTGATCACCGGCGGCACCGTCTGCCAGGTCGTGCAGTCGCGCTCCGACAAGTTCAAGGAGGGCGATTTCGTGCTCTCCATGTCCGGCTGGCAAAGCGCCGACGTGGTCGACGCCAAGGGCCTGCGCAAACTCGATCCGGCCGACGCGCCGATCTCCACTGCCGTCGGCGTGCTCGGCATGCCGGGGCTGACCGCCTATGTCGGCCTCCTGGACATCGGCCAACCGAAGGAGGGGGAGACCGTCGTGGTCTCTGCGGCTTCCGGTGCGGTCGGCTCGGTCGTCGGCCAGCTCGCCCGGATCAAGGGCGCGCGAGTGGTCGGCGTTGCCGGGTCGCCGGAGAAGGTGGCTTTCGTGAAGGACGAGCTCGGTTTCGACGCATGCGTCTCGCACCGCTCCGACACGCTGAAGGAGGACCTGAAGGCGGCCTGTCCGAACGGCGTGGACGTGTATTTCGAGAATGTCGGCGGGGCGACCCTGGATGCGGCCCTGTCCCTGATGAACCCGTTCGGGCGCATCCCGGTCTGCGGCATGATCTCGCTGTACAACGCCACGTCCCTGGATGGCGGGCCGAGCCGGGCCAGTCTGATGCGGCAGATCCTGACCGACCGGCTGCACATCCAGGGCTTCATCGTCACCGAGCGCTGGGACCGCTTCGGCGCCTTCGTGAAGGAGGTCGGCGGCTATATCCGCTCCGGCGAACTGAAGTATCGCGAGGACATCGTGGAGGGGCTGGAGAACGCGCCCGACACCTTCGTCGGCCTGTTGAAGGGCAAGAATTTCGGCAAGCAGCTGATCCGCGTCTCCGCGGACCCGACCCGTGACTGA
- a CDS encoding CsbD family protein, giving the protein MNWDQIEGNWKSFKGKAQQQWGDLTNDELDRVEGKQTELEGLIQAKYGKSREEAKQEVRDWADRI; this is encoded by the coding sequence ATGAATTGGGATCAAATCGAAGGTAACTGGAAATCCTTCAAGGGTAAGGCGCAGCAGCAGTGGGGCGACCTTACCAACGACGAACTCGACAGGGTCGAGGGCAAGCAGACCGAGCTGGAAGGCCTGATTCAGGCCAAGTACGGCAAGTCTCGCGAAGAGGCGAAGCAGGAAGTGCGCGACTGGGCCGACCGCATCTGA
- a CDS encoding acetyl-CoA C-acyltransferase yields MREAVIVSTARTPIGKAFRGAFNNTHGAVLAGHAISHAVARSGLDPAEIEDAIIGCGLPEGATGQNIARLSAVRAGLPVSTAGTTVNRFCSSGLQTISMAAQRVIVDGVPAMVAGGVESISLTQANLNKVHLTEAWLMEHKPALWMSMIETADIVAQRYRISREAQDAYAAESQRRTAAAQAEGRVTEEIVPLQSTMLVKDKETGEVSEKTVTLEKDEGNRPGTTAEALAGLEPVRGPDQFITAGNASQLSDGASACVVMDAKAAERRNIEPLGIYRGLVAAGCEPDEMGIGPVFAIPRLLERAGLKIDDIDLWELNEAFASQVIYCRDKLGIPNDRLNVNGGSISIGHPYGMTGARMVGHALIEGKRRGAKYVVTTMCVGGGQGVAGLFEVA; encoded by the coding sequence ATGCGTGAGGCGGTCATCGTGTCCACCGCCCGGACACCGATCGGCAAGGCGTTTCGCGGCGCCTTCAACAACACCCACGGCGCGGTTCTCGCCGGCCACGCGATCAGCCACGCGGTCGCCCGCTCCGGGCTCGATCCGGCGGAGATCGAGGACGCGATCATCGGCTGCGGCCTGCCTGAAGGCGCCACCGGCCAGAACATCGCCCGCCTGTCCGCCGTGCGTGCCGGCCTGCCGGTCAGCACCGCCGGCACCACGGTGAACCGGTTCTGCAGCTCCGGTCTGCAGACCATCTCCATGGCCGCCCAGCGGGTGATCGTCGACGGCGTGCCGGCCATGGTCGCCGGCGGCGTGGAGTCGATCAGTCTCACCCAGGCCAACCTGAACAAGGTCCACCTGACCGAAGCCTGGCTCATGGAGCACAAGCCGGCCCTGTGGATGTCGATGATCGAGACCGCCGACATCGTCGCCCAGCGCTACCGCATCAGCCGCGAGGCGCAGGATGCCTATGCCGCCGAGAGCCAGCGCCGCACGGCGGCCGCCCAGGCGGAAGGCCGGGTCACCGAGGAGATCGTGCCGTTGCAGAGCACCATGCTGGTCAAGGACAAGGAGACCGGCGAGGTCAGCGAGAAGACCGTCACCCTGGAGAAGGACGAGGGCAACCGGCCCGGAACGACGGCGGAGGCGCTGGCCGGTCTGGAGCCGGTGCGCGGTCCCGACCAGTTCATCACCGCCGGCAATGCCAGCCAGCTCTCCGATGGTGCTTCGGCCTGCGTGGTGATGGATGCCAAGGCGGCCGAGCGCCGCAACATCGAGCCCCTGGGCATCTATCGCGGCCTGGTCGCCGCCGGCTGCGAGCCGGACGAGATGGGCATCGGCCCGGTCTTCGCCATCCCGCGCCTGCTGGAGCGCGCCGGGCTGAAGATCGACGATATCGACCTGTGGGAGCTGAACGAGGCTTTCGCCAGCCAGGTCATCTACTGCCGCGACAAGCTCGGTATCCCGAACGACAGGCTGAACGTGAACGGCGGTTCGATCTCGATCGGCCACCCCTACGGCATGACCGGCGCGCGGATGGTTGGGCACGCCCTGATCGAGGGCAAGCGGCGCGGCGCGAAATACGTGGTCACCACCATGTGCGTCGGCGGCGGCCAGGGCGTGGCCGGGCTGTTCGAGGTCGCCTGA
- a CDS encoding PAS domain-containing sensor histidine kinase: protein MQEHERTTTHTWRVSPDPMCIIDRNGCFVAVNPAWTPILGWSETEIIGRPYLELLHEGDIERSMAAFEEVKSGNPVLRFENRYRTKDGGFRWFSWVAVPEGDYFYCVVRDVTGDKERDQTIADQRDEAELREQFLAILGHDLRNPLAAIISGTSLLLREKQSERSFLVLQHMQASGMRMAELITNMMDFARVRLGDGIGLERTSIPDFADRVSSIVQEVQAAFVGALIELKTDIRGDVYCDGPRTMQVLSNLLGNAVTHGASNQPITVDVVSSDSRLTISVCNKGKPIPQETLKTLFQPFFKGDPHSSPHGLGLGLYISSQIVSAHGGEIRVTSEVDTICFTVDLPVSKPQPLAAIQA from the coding sequence ATGCAGGAGCACGAGCGCACGACAACGCATACGTGGCGTGTCAGCCCCGATCCCATGTGCATTATCGACCGCAACGGCTGCTTCGTCGCCGTCAACCCGGCCTGGACCCCGATCCTCGGCTGGTCCGAAACGGAGATCATCGGCCGGCCCTATCTTGAGCTGCTGCACGAAGGCGATATCGAACGCTCCATGGCGGCCTTCGAGGAGGTGAAGAGCGGCAACCCGGTGCTGCGGTTCGAGAACCGCTACCGGACCAAGGACGGCGGCTTCCGCTGGTTTTCCTGGGTCGCCGTGCCGGAGGGCGACTATTTCTACTGCGTCGTCCGCGACGTGACCGGCGACAAGGAGCGCGACCAGACGATCGCCGATCAGCGCGACGAGGCGGAACTGAGGGAGCAGTTTCTCGCCATCCTCGGTCACGATCTGCGCAACCCCCTCGCCGCGATCATTTCCGGGACCAGCCTGCTGCTGCGCGAGAAGCAGAGCGAGCGGTCGTTCTTGGTTCTGCAGCACATGCAGGCCAGCGGCATGCGGATGGCCGAACTGATCACCAACATGATGGATTTCGCCCGGGTCCGGCTGGGCGACGGGATCGGTCTGGAGCGGACCTCGATCCCCGATTTCGCCGACAGGGTGTCCAGCATCGTGCAGGAGGTTCAGGCGGCCTTCGTCGGCGCGCTGATCGAGCTGAAGACCGACATCCGCGGCGACGTGTATTGCGACGGACCGCGGACGATGCAGGTGCTCTCCAACCTGCTCGGCAATGCGGTCACCCACGGCGCCAGCAATCAACCGATCACGGTGGATGTCGTATCGTCGGACAGCCGGCTGACGATCTCGGTCTGTAACAAGGGAAAGCCGATCCCCCAGGAGACCCTGAAGACCCTGTTCCAGCCCTTCTTCAAGGGCGACCCCCACTCCAGCCCGCACGGATTGGGTCTCGGCCTCTACATCTCGTCGCAGATCGTCTCCGCCCATGGCGGGGAGATCAGGGTGACCTCCGAGGTGGACACGATCTGCTTCACGGTCGACCTGCCCGTCTCCAAGCCACAGCCTCTCGCCGCGATCCAGGCCTGA
- a CDS encoding response regulator gives MTDVRTVLVVEDEPLVRLSTCEAFTEAGYDVLEAENGEQAVEILTNGSQIDLVFTDIRLGGVLNGWDVAEEARVAHAGVHVIYASGNPVRPKRNVSGSQYFQKPYRPQTIVNACRLLASR, from the coding sequence ATGACGGACGTACGAACCGTGTTGGTCGTCGAAGATGAGCCCCTCGTACGCCTGTCCACCTGTGAGGCCTTCACCGAGGCCGGGTACGACGTGCTCGAAGCCGAGAACGGCGAGCAGGCCGTCGAGATCCTGACCAACGGATCGCAGATCGATCTGGTCTTCACCGATATCCGCCTCGGCGGCGTCCTGAACGGGTGGGATGTGGCCGAGGAGGCGCGGGTCGCCCATGCCGGCGTCCATGTGATCTATGCGTCGGGAAATCCGGTCCGTCCGAAACGCAACGTGAGCGGTAGCCAGTATTTCCAGAAGCCCTACCGGCCCCAGACCATCGTGAACGCCTGCCGCCTTCTCGCGTCGAGATAG
- a CDS encoding MaoC family dehydratase → MTDPRSFETVEALEACVGEEIGVSGWIEMSQSRILRFADATDDRQWIHLDQTRAEAESPYGTTIAHGYLTLSMLPRITAEVFTLKPRVAGINYGLDRVRFIAPVPAESRIRGRVVLDQVVRVKPDTIRVHMTVTVETDQGDKPACVASAIAQYIVST, encoded by the coding sequence GTGACTGATCCCCGGAGCTTCGAGACGGTCGAGGCTCTGGAAGCCTGTGTCGGCGAGGAGATCGGGGTCAGCGGCTGGATCGAGATGTCCCAGTCGCGGATCCTGCGCTTCGCCGACGCGACCGACGACCGGCAATGGATCCATCTGGACCAGACCCGGGCTGAGGCCGAATCCCCCTACGGCACGACGATCGCCCACGGCTACCTCACCCTGTCGATGCTGCCCCGCATCACCGCCGAGGTGTTCACCCTGAAACCGCGGGTGGCCGGGATCAACTACGGCCTGGACCGGGTCCGCTTCATCGCGCCGGTCCCGGCCGAAAGCCGGATCCGGGGACGGGTGGTGCTCGACCAGGTGGTGCGCGTAAAGCCGGATACGATCCGGGTGCACATGACCGTCACGGTGGAGACCGACCAAGGCGACAAGCCCGCCTGTGTCGCTTCCGCCATTGCACAGTACATCGTTTCGACCTGA
- a CDS encoding GMC family oxidoreductase, whose amino-acid sequence MQDAQGNSDAMTAEVDFIIVGAGSAGAALANRLTESGKHKVLLLEAGAASHPYSRMPASFGLLISDPAANWCYTSAPEPATANREIPVPRGKLLGGSSSINGLVYVRGQPLDYDTWAQRGNRGWSFDDVLPIFKRMENYEHGADDMRAQGGPLHVCESYDQSPLYEAIFRAGEAVGIRRNPDYNGADQEGFVRTQTTIKNGIRQSTAVAYLEPARNRPNLRIVTGALATRLILEGKRCVGVAYRVANSEEVEVRAGREVIVSCGGVAAPQLLELSGIGRPDVLKPLGIEVKHELPAVGENLRDHINARMVWRLKQRGVSYNERMSGLIPRGWQFLRYLTTRRGFMAMPSAPILGFLKTRQELETPDIQVHVMPYVIRDAKRRLLHDWPGMTMTCYQLRPESLGTIHVRSADAREHPEIRFNFLSDALDRQTMTDGLRLIRKVAEAAPMDPLRGEEVEPGTGATSDEDLLNHVRNTANTAFHPVGTCRMGPGPDCVVDSRLRVHGIAGLRIADASIMPTMVSGNTNAAAIMIGEKASDMIREDHPN is encoded by the coding sequence ATGCAAGACGCGCAAGGGAACTCGGACGCGATGACCGCCGAGGTCGATTTCATCATTGTCGGGGCGGGATCGGCCGGCGCGGCCCTCGCCAACCGGTTGACGGAAAGCGGAAAACACAAAGTCCTGCTGCTGGAAGCGGGGGCGGCGAGCCATCCGTACAGCCGCATGCCGGCGAGCTTCGGCCTGCTGATTTCCGACCCCGCGGCGAACTGGTGCTACACCTCCGCGCCGGAGCCGGCGACCGCGAACCGGGAAATTCCCGTCCCGCGCGGCAAGCTGCTCGGCGGGTCGTCCTCGATCAACGGACTGGTCTATGTGCGCGGCCAGCCGCTCGACTACGACACCTGGGCGCAGCGCGGGAACCGGGGCTGGAGCTTCGACGACGTCCTGCCGATCTTCAAGCGGATGGAGAATTACGAGCACGGCGCCGACGACATGCGCGCCCAGGGCGGCCCGCTGCATGTCTGCGAGTCCTACGACCAGAGCCCGCTCTACGAGGCGATCTTCCGCGCCGGCGAGGCGGTCGGCATCCGGCGCAACCCGGACTATAACGGCGCCGACCAGGAAGGCTTCGTACGCACCCAGACCACGATCAAGAACGGCATTCGGCAGAGCACGGCGGTGGCCTATCTGGAGCCGGCGCGCAACCGGCCGAACCTGCGGATCGTCACCGGCGCGCTCGCCACCCGGCTGATCCTGGAGGGCAAGCGCTGCGTCGGCGTCGCCTACCGGGTCGCCAACAGCGAGGAGGTGGAGGTCCGCGCCGGGCGCGAGGTGATCGTGTCCTGCGGCGGAGTGGCGGCCCCGCAGCTTCTGGAACTCTCGGGCATCGGCCGGCCCGACGTCCTGAAGCCCCTCGGCATCGAGGTGAAGCACGAGCTGCCTGCCGTCGGCGAGAACCTGCGTGACCACATCAACGCCCGGATGGTCTGGCGGCTGAAGCAGCGCGGGGTATCCTACAACGAGCGCATGTCCGGGCTGATCCCGCGCGGCTGGCAGTTCCTGCGGTATCTCACCACCCGGCGCGGCTTCATGGCGATGCCGTCCGCCCCGATCCTCGGCTTCCTGAAAACACGTCAGGAGCTTGAGACGCCGGACATCCAGGTCCATGTGATGCCCTATGTCATCCGCGACGCCAAACGCCGGCTGCTGCACGACTGGCCAGGCATGACCATGACCTGCTACCAGCTTCGCCCCGAAAGCCTGGGCACCATCCATGTGCGCTCGGCCGATGCGCGCGAGCATCCGGAGATCCGCTTCAACTTCCTGTCCGACGCCCTGGACCGGCAGACCATGACCGACGGGCTGCGGCTGATCCGCAAGGTGGCGGAGGCCGCACCCATGGATCCGCTGCGTGGCGAGGAGGTCGAGCCGGGCACCGGCGCCACCAGCGACGAGGACCTGCTGAACCACGTGCGCAACACCGCCAACACCGCCTTCCACCCGGTCGGCACCTGCCGCATGGGACCGGGGCCGGACTGCGTCGTCGACAGCCGCCTGCGGGTCCATGGCATCGCCGGCCTGCGGATTGCGGATGCCTCCATCATGCCGACCATGGTGTCGGGCAATACCAACGCAGCGGCCATCATGATCGGGGAGAAAGCCTCCGACATGATCCGCGAAGATCATCCGAACTGA
- a CDS encoding acyl-CoA dehydrogenase family protein, translating to MDVVLSPEEEAFRQEVRAFLAEKLPADIAEKTGNGFRISKQDHVRWQKILHEKGWIAPNWPAELGGTGWTPMQKHIFDEECALAGAPMVIPFGVTMVAPVIMKFGNEAQKERFLPRILSSDDWWCQGYSEPGSGSDLASLRTKAVLDGDHYVVNGQKTWTTLAQHADWMFTLVRTQDTGKPQEGITFLLIDMKSPGISVHPITTLDGSAEINSVFLEDVRVPVENRIGEEGKGWTYAKYLLGHERTSIAAVGRSKAQLRKLKGIAKVELAGGKPIIEDPDYARRLAQIEIDLLSLESLVLRTLYAESEGKPVGAEPSFLKIKGTQIQQGLTELLMEAIGPYAAPYQPEAFRDEGWNEEPVGPDYGPALAPLYFNWRKASIYGGSNEIQKNILAKMVLGL from the coding sequence ATGGACGTGGTTCTGTCACCCGAGGAGGAGGCCTTCCGTCAGGAGGTCCGCGCCTTCCTCGCCGAGAAGCTCCCCGCCGATATCGCCGAGAAGACCGGCAACGGTTTCCGCATTTCCAAGCAGGACCATGTCCGCTGGCAGAAGATCCTGCACGAGAAGGGCTGGATCGCCCCGAACTGGCCAGCCGAGCTTGGCGGCACCGGCTGGACGCCGATGCAGAAGCACATCTTCGACGAGGAATGCGCGCTGGCCGGCGCACCGATGGTGATCCCGTTCGGCGTGACCATGGTGGCGCCGGTGATCATGAAGTTCGGAAACGAGGCGCAGAAAGAGCGCTTCCTGCCGCGCATCCTCAGCTCCGACGACTGGTGGTGCCAGGGCTATTCCGAGCCCGGTTCCGGCTCCGACCTCGCCTCGCTGCGCACCAAGGCTGTGCTGGACGGGGACCATTACGTGGTCAACGGCCAGAAGACCTGGACGACGCTCGCCCAGCACGCCGACTGGATGTTCACCCTGGTGCGGACCCAGGACACCGGCAAGCCGCAGGAGGGGATCACCTTCCTGCTGATCGACATGAAGAGCCCCGGGATCAGCGTCCATCCGATCACCACCCTGGACGGCAGTGCCGAAATCAACAGCGTCTTCCTGGAGGACGTCCGCGTGCCGGTGGAGAACCGGATCGGGGAGGAGGGCAAGGGCTGGACCTACGCCAAGTACCTGCTCGGCCATGAGCGCACGAGCATCGCCGCGGTCGGCCGTTCCAAGGCGCAGCTGCGCAAGCTGAAGGGCATCGCCAAGGTCGAGCTCGCCGGCGGCAAGCCGATCATCGAGGATCCCGATTATGCCCGCCGCCTGGCGCAGATCGAGATCGACCTGCTGTCCTTGGAGAGCCTGGTGCTGCGCACCCTCTACGCCGAGAGCGAGGGCAAGCCGGTGGGGGCGGAGCCGTCCTTCCTGAAGATCAAGGGCACGCAGATCCAGCAGGGCCTGACGGAGCTGCTGATGGAGGCGATCGGCCCCTACGCCGCCCCGTATCAGCCGGAAGCGTTCCGCGACGAGGGCTGGAACGAGGAGCCGGTCGGCCCGGATTACGGCCCGGCCCTGGCGCCGCTGTATTTTAACTGGCGCAAGGCCTCGATCTACGGCGGATCGAACGAGATCCAGAAGAACATCCTGGCGAAGATGGTGCTCGGACTATGA
- the pcaB gene encoding 3-carboxy-cis,cis-muconate cycloisomerase, whose amino-acid sequence MPVTAFDSALTAPLLSDPEIAALIDDAAVTRAMVDVERALSRVEGRMGVIPQEAAAAIDAALDGFMPDMADLGTGMRSAGVPIVALVSQLRDQVGADARDHIHAGATSQDIYDNALLLCFAAATDRIKAKLDAVIALLSVMADDHRFTVMAGRTRTQQGIPISFGAKVAGWLAPLKRHRERLIWVREELLVVQFGGAAGTLAAIGPQGMDVADMLADELGLERAVSPWHTARDGMLGLGDWLSGITGTLGKIGADLLLMGQNEVGEIRAGGGGGSSAMPQKANPIGVEMLVTLARANATNLSGLHHASIQEHERGGPGWTLEWIFLPPMVLATAAALRIMGETLSGLHVDTARMRANLDLDTGLIMAEAVTTALAAHIGKVEAQALVKQVCKDAPGSGRSITDLLRERCDAPVDWDAAADPLNYLGASQEIVNRVLAL is encoded by the coding sequence ATGCCCGTTACCGCCTTCGACTCCGCCCTCACCGCCCCGCTCCTGTCCGATCCCGAAATCGCCGCCCTGATCGATGATGCCGCCGTGACCCGGGCAATGGTCGACGTCGAGCGCGCGCTGTCCCGGGTCGAGGGGCGGATGGGCGTGATCCCGCAGGAGGCGGCCGCGGCGATCGACGCCGCCCTGGACGGGTTCATGCCGGACATGGCGGATCTCGGCACCGGCATGCGGTCCGCCGGGGTGCCGATCGTGGCCCTGGTCAGCCAGCTCCGGGATCAGGTCGGAGCGGACGCGCGCGATCACATCCACGCCGGCGCCACCAGCCAGGACATCTACGACAACGCCCTGCTGCTCTGCTTCGCGGCGGCCACCGACCGGATCAAGGCGAAGCTGGACGCGGTGATCGCCCTGCTCTCGGTGATGGCCGACGACCACCGCTTCACGGTGATGGCCGGCCGCACCCGCACCCAGCAGGGCATCCCGATCAGCTTCGGCGCCAAGGTCGCCGGTTGGCTGGCACCCCTGAAGCGCCACCGCGAGCGGCTGATCTGGGTTCGCGAGGAACTGCTGGTCGTCCAGTTCGGCGGCGCCGCCGGAACCCTCGCCGCCATCGGTCCCCAGGGCATGGACGTGGCCGACATGCTGGCCGACGAGTTGGGGCTGGAGCGGGCCGTGTCGCCCTGGCATACGGCGCGCGACGGCATGCTCGGGCTGGGCGACTGGCTGTCCGGAATCACCGGGACCCTTGGCAAGATCGGCGCCGACCTGCTGCTCATGGGCCAGAACGAGGTGGGCGAGATCCGCGCCGGCGGCGGCGGCGGCTCCAGCGCCATGCCGCAGAAGGCCAATCCGATCGGCGTCGAGATGCTCGTCACCCTGGCGCGGGCGAACGCCACCAACCTGTCCGGCCTGCACCACGCGTCGATCCAGGAACACGAGCGCGGCGGACCCGGCTGGACGCTGGAATGGATCTTCCTGCCGCCGATGGTCCTCGCCACGGCCGCGGCCCTGCGGATCATGGGCGAGACGCTGTCCGGCCTCCACGTCGACACGGCCCGGATGCGGGCCAATCTGGACCTCGATACCGGACTGATCATGGCCGAGGCGGTGACCACCGCCCTCGCCGCGCATATCGGCAAGGTGGAGGCCCAGGCCCTGGTGAAGCAGGTCTGCAAGGACGCGCCGGGCTCCGGCCGCTCGATCACCGACCTGCTGCGCGAGCGCTGCGACGCGCCGGTGGACTGGGACGCGGCGGCCGATCCGCTGAACTACCTCGGCGCCTCCCAAGAGATCGTGAACCGGGTGCTGGCGCTGTAG
- a CDS encoding NADH:flavin oxidoreductase/NADH oxidase, with product MTASPLLFEPLTIKSTTLNNRIVISPMDQYSAVDGIPNTYHLVHYGKFAMGGAGAVIVEATGVSESGRITNGCPGLYNQAQVDAFRPITDFIRQQRSVPGVQIGHGGRKASTQRPWEGGGPVGPKEIANGDKLWQPYGPSDLALTDGWLTPKMMDDSDLKQTRQDFADAAKRALDAGFELIEIHMAHGYLLQTFLSPLSNTRNDGYGGDVEGRMRFPLEVAEAVRAAWPQDKPLFVRISSVDGIDGGWEMEDSVVLAKALKERGVDVIDCSSGGNSPKGATNANLKRGPGYQVPFAERIKTEVGIQTMAVGLIREPELAERILQEGRADLVAIGRQALVDPFWALHAAQHFDIDPDFEKWPHQYAWWLEKWDKGLRAYAREQAAD from the coding sequence ATGACCGCATCGCCGCTCCTTTTCGAGCCCCTGACCATCAAGTCGACGACGCTGAACAACCGCATCGTCATCTCGCCGATGGACCAGTATTCGGCAGTCGACGGGATACCGAACACCTATCACCTGGTCCATTACGGCAAGTTCGCCATGGGCGGCGCCGGCGCCGTGATCGTCGAGGCGACCGGCGTGTCGGAGTCGGGGCGAATCACCAACGGCTGTCCGGGTCTGTACAATCAGGCACAGGTGGACGCCTTCCGACCGATCACCGATTTCATCCGCCAGCAGCGCTCCGTGCCGGGCGTGCAGATCGGCCATGGCGGGCGCAAGGCCTCCACCCAGCGCCCCTGGGAGGGCGGCGGCCCGGTCGGCCCCAAGGAGATCGCCAACGGCGACAAGCTCTGGCAGCCCTACGGCCCGTCGGACCTGGCCCTGACCGACGGTTGGCTGACCCCGAAGATGATGGACGACTCCGACCTGAAGCAGACCCGCCAGGATTTCGCCGACGCGGCCAAGCGGGCGCTGGATGCCGGGTTCGAGCTGATCGAGATCCACATGGCCCACGGCTATCTGCTGCAGACCTTCCTGTCGCCGCTCTCCAATACCCGCAACGACGGCTATGGCGGCGATGTGGAGGGGCGGATGCGCTTCCCACTGGAGGTGGCCGAGGCGGTGCGCGCGGCCTGGCCGCAGGACAAGCCCCTCTTCGTGCGGATTTCCTCGGTCGACGGCATCGACGGCGGCTGGGAGATGGAGGACAGCGTTGTGCTGGCCAAGGCGCTGAAGGAGCGCGGGGTCGACGTGATCGACTGCTCTTCGGGCGGCAACTCGCCCAAGGGGGCGACCAACGCCAACCTGAAGCGCGGCCCGGGCTACCAGGTGCCCTTCGCCGAGCGTATCAAGACGGAGGTCGGCATCCAGACCATGGCGGTCGGCCTGATCCGCGAGCCGGAACTGGCGGAGCGGATCCTGCAGGAGGGACGCGCCGATCTGGTGGCCATCGGCCGTCAGGCCCTGGTCGATCCGTTCTGGGCCCTGCACGCGGCCCAGCATTTCGACATCGATCCCGATTTCGAGAAATGGCCGCACCAGTACGCCTGGTGGCTGGAGAAATGGGACAAGGGCCTGCGTGCCTATGCCCGCGAGCAGGCGGCCGACTGA